The nucleotide window GATTATGAATTGGCAAATGTCGTTTCTAAATCCATTACTGAAGTGTCTTGTAAGTATTATTTTCTCTTCAGGATAAAGTATAGTTAACTTATCTGAGTGTTCTTCTGCTTTTTTGTTTTGTAGCTGAAAGACTTCTATGAAGTCATTCCAGTGAGATTTTCCATAGCATATTACTGCTTGAGGTTGTTTTTCTCTAAAGAAGTTAAAGATTTTTTTAAATCTCTGCTCTTTGACAGCTATGTCATAATCCTTCCAATCTATTCCAAAAATTTCTTTGTAACAGTTGGGAAAGGATGATTTAAGGGACTTTTTACCTAGAGGATATAGATTAATGTTGCAGATTTTGCTACCTTTTCTCCATAGTTTGCTTTTTCTATATTTTCTCCATTCTTCTTTCCAGTTCTTGCAGGACTTACTTATGCCACATGCAATTTTTGCTATGGGATGGGCTATAGGGAATTTAGGTTCTTCTTCTACTTCTTCCATAGGAATAATGGGGCTATTAAATTCTCTTATTCTTTTTCTTATTTGAGATAGATCTTCTCTTTTTTCGTCAGAACACCACATTCCCGCTTCCTCAACCCCAACTGTCCATAGAACGGCATTGGGGTCTCCCCATCCTAGGTAATTCATTAATATCTCGAATTCTTTTGTAGCCATGATTGTTTCCTCCTAGGCTTTAGTTGATATCTTTACAAGTATATAAAATACTCTTGCTCCAATATCAAAGAACATATTGTAATTTCAATTTTTATGTTACTTTGTCTTTCCCGTTTGCAATTTTTAATTAGATTATGAAGGTTATTTACTAACTTAGATCTTCGGGATCTTATGTATTTATAAATAAGGTGTTTGAGCTTTTTGCTATTCCCTCTCAGGAAATCTAAATATATCCCTCTTAAAAACTTTAGATCTAGAGGATAAAGAATAAATTCTTTTTCTCCATTTTCTGAAATGGCGCATACTTCGAGGTATAAGTTGAAACTCATGAATTCTTTTTCGTTGTTAAGCCTTTTCTTTAAAAGGCTTTTTGTTAATTTATTCCTTAATATTAAGACTTTGGCCTCTAAAAATGGTAAATAGGTTTCGAGATCTTTCAAATTTTTGAAGTCCTCATATACAAGTTGATAATAGGACTTTAGCCTGTAAATTGCGTATTTAAGGTTGGGGATATTAGATCTGTATTCGATTCCTAATTCTGCTTTAACCCAGATAAGGAGAGATTCATAAAATTCGTCGAAGTCTAATTTTTCCTCAAATCTTCTGCTTTCATCAAAATACCAGCACATAGGTGTGCTGTAGCTGATTATATCTTCTGTGTCTTTGAAAAAAACGATTTCACATTCAAATTCGTAATCATTAATAAAACCTGAGTTGAGAAAACTTTTTATTTTCTCGTACTCCTTTTTAGACCTTTCAAAAATATTAGATGCTACTGTAAAAACTTTTTTCTCCAAGTCTGATTTTCTCATCTTAGCTTTAAGATAGTGGGGTTTACTTATTTATGCTCGTTTTATTGAAGCCTTGTGGCCGAATATTAATTTGATCATTTCTTTGGGGAAACTGTTGTCTACTTCGTAGAAGAATTCTCTGTTTTGTATTCCTATGAAGGATACATTGAATGTTCTTTCTTCTACTCCTTTGTTGGAAACAAATTTCATCCAGATCTTTCTTTTTCCTGAGAGAAAGGTTTTGGTTCCAATAACCATATTTCCTCCAATTTAATTTCGAACTGCCCTAAATATGATAGAAATTTTTTTAGACAAAGTATGTCTTATATTAGTGGGTTTTTAAATACTTTATAAGTTAAGTATTGTGCGAACTCTCCTTTTTCAGGATTAGGGCACGGTTTTACCAGTTAGCATTAATAGTAGATGCGGAGAAGGAACTGGTAGTAGGTTTGTTTTTCTTACGAATGGTAAGGGTAGAGTTGGAATGTTCCAAACATACGTCTGTAGAGAAGATGTCTTTATTGAAGCGGAAAGTTCCTTATTTCAGTGAGGAGTAATTTAGTTTTTGAAGAAGTTCTAGTCTTTGAGCAATAAACTCTTCAAGTTCTTCCTTAAAAAGGAAGAATCTCTTTTCATTCTCTTTTAGAGAGAAAGTTAACGTTGGAAATCTTTTTTTTAGGTCTAGCTCTTTGGCTTTAAGTATTATATTTTCTGTTGGTGGAATAATGTCTATCACTTCTTCAACTAAGAATCTGCTAGTAAATCTCGAACCTGTATATCCGACAAGATAGATTAGGTAGTTGTCTTTCTCTCTGGAAAAGAAAAATTGAGTAGTAAAAATTTGTGGAGCTTGGAAGTATTCAAGGGAAGGTTTTTTTGCAACTTTTATTCCAAATAGGAATGGTTTTTCTCTTTCTATATCGAAAGTTATGTTTTTGTATTTTTTAAAGAAGAACTCGGGAGTTTTTTCTTTTAGTTTTTCTAAGATATTTATTCCGGCTAGGAGGAAGGTTCTATAAACTTTGTTTTTAACGGCTCCTACATAAATAATGCCGTTGTAAACGAATATTTTAATTGGATAAATTTTAAAAACTTCGGTAGAGTTTTTATATCTGATTCTTAATGCTACTTTGTCTATAATGGCATTATGAATTTCGTTGAGTACTTCTTCTTTGAATTCTAGAAATTTTTCGAGAAATTGAGATTCATTAATGAAGGAATTGCTTATAATTTCTCTCTCTTGAAAAGAGAGCCTGTCGCTTAGCCTGAAGACTAGATCAAAGAAAGGAGAGAAAATGGATAGATTTTTGTAATTATTCGGAATGAAAGCGCTAAGAGTGAGAAGGGATATTAACTCTTTATCAGAAATTGAGGCTAGGTATGGGAGAGCTTTCTTATTTATTCTCCATTTTTGAGGAGTTCTTCCTTTAGCTTCTGTATCTTTAGACTCTATATAGCCAATACTTTCAAGAAAGTTTAAAGTTCTATTTAGCTTTCTTCGATCACTGCTTTTAGCAGAATCGCTTTTAAGTAGTCCTGTAGAAACTAAGTGTTTTTGGATCTCGGTTGTGGAAATATAATCCTTCTTCTGAAGAAGGAAGTTCAGAATCTCTATTGAGATTTGGAACTTTTTAGATTCAGCCATAGTGGCTCCTAATTTTTGTTAAAAAAACTAAGCTTTTTTACTTTCGTAACTAGTTCCATTTCTGCTTCTTGAGATTGGTATTTATAGTGTGTATTTCACGAGTTACTTCAACTTCCTGAACCTTTGTGACTTGTAAGTCATATTTTATCTTTTTTCTGCTTTATCTTTCTCTGTAGGTAAAGCAAGTATTCTAATTTAGAAATTAGACTTCTCTCTAAGGAGAAGAGATAAAATTGAATTTGCGTTTGAACTTTTTGTTGGATAAAGAAGGGGGAAAGTAGTGGCAAAGATAGGGGTTTTCTGGGTGATAGATGGTAAAAATATTGACGGTTATAAAGAATCTCTTGAAAGTGGAGAAATCTACGGAAATACTATTCAGCCAACTTTTGATCACTTTAGTTACTGGGGAAAGTTTGTGTCGCGTCATCCTGAATTCAAACTCCTCGAGTATGACGACCTGCCAAGAGGTAGGGTAGTATATGATAGGAAGAAAGGATGTTTTTTAATACTTTCGTCAAGAAAATTATTGGAAGATAAAGAGCTTATTAAGAGGATATCTCAATTTTTTGAGATTTCGGAAACTCCAAAGCTCGTGTGGGATGAACATTACGAGATTAGGAGATAAGATAGCTCTGTAAGAGTTAAATAAAACTAGTTGTCTTTTATCCGGTTTAATAAAAAGTTTTGATATTGAAACGATGGTTTCAGTAATTTTTCCTTGCGGAAAAGAAAAGCAAGAATTACTTTTATGGTTAGGGTTCCGGCGTTTGTGTCTGTGTGTATGGCGGTGCGTTCCGCCCGACTGGCCGCCGTAAGCGGCTGCTGGGGCTTTGGGTCTGTTCCACCAGCGGGCTTACAGGCCCGACAGGCAGGTTTATATGCCTGCGAGTGAACGGACCAGGGCGGCAGTCCGGCCCTAACAGGACTTTTTTAGACCTAAACTTTTTAGGGGTTTTCTTGTCTTCTTTCTGGAAAGGGCTGTTTTCGCGGCTTTTCTAGGGTTTTCTACTTGGATTGCTCCTTTTCTACGGGTTTTGGGTTTTCTACGCCGTTAAGCACGGAAGTAGCGTCTTAGATGCCCTTTTGTGGTTTAAAAGCCGGGATTACGCTGCTGTTCTCCGCTATATTCTCCCTTTCGCGGTTTCAGGGTTTTTTCTAGGAGTTCTGGTAGTTTCCCTTTATGTTTACCTGAAACTTGAGGATCTTTCCCGGTTTGAGGGGTTAGAAAGGCGAAAGTTAGAACTCCAGTCGGAGGTTGAGAGGTTATACCGGGAGATTAAGGAGCTTCGGGAGAGAATTGAGAGGTTCAAGAGTGAGGAGATTGATGTCGGGGCTTCTGTGAGCCGGCTGAGGAGAGAAAGGGATGCCCTTGTTCGTAAAGTTAGGGAGCTCAGAAAGGAGGCTGAGAATCTTGACTCACTAATCAGCAGGGCTTACGAGGAAGGGTACAGAAAGGGTAAGGATGAGGCTTACGGAAAAGTTATAGCAGAGCTCCGGAGTTTGAGGGCACAGAAGTCAGCTCTCATGAGGCTTTTTGACTCAAATAGGGAGCTGAGGGAAATCTTTAGAAAAGTTACGGGTAAGCGTTTGGGGCAGTTCTTAAAGGAAGCTAAAAGGAGCGTTAAGGATGAAGGTCTATGAGAGGTTTCTTAAAGCCTGTTTAGGGAAAAAAGTTTTAGTCCGCTACGGCAGGTGTTCTCAAGGAAGGTGCGAAATTCAGGGGGAGCTCCTTGCCTACGACAACCTCTGCCTGCTTCTTTTGGTTAGGGAAGGAATTGGCTCAAGGAGCTTTGAGAAGCTGGTTCTCATAAACAAGAAGGAGGTGGAGAGTATAGAGATTGTCGGCAGAGAGAACGTACAGGAGTTCTGGTGGGCTTATGAAAAGTTTAAAGGGAATTAAGAAAAATTCGGGACTTACCTACGCCTTAAAGTACGCCGCCGGGGTTTTGAAGCAAGGGATAGGGATTTCAAAGAGGGAGGTCTACAGAAAGTTCGGCGGTAGGTCTCCTTTGATTCACTCTTACTCAACCTTTAACCGCTACATGGGAATAGTCAAGCAGTTTGTTAACTGGGCAAGGGAGAGGGGAGTTAACAGGCTGGATAAAGTGATTCCTGAAGTGGTTAGGGAGTTTCTCCTCTCCAAGGCCGGCTACTGTTCCCAGAAAACTCTTAAGGTGAACGCCTCTGCCTTGAGAAAGTTTTTTGAGGTAGTGGGAAGACCCGACATTTCCGAGGAGATAGGGAGGAGCTACCAGGAGATTTACTCTGAAGGCAGGCAGTCTGGGAGAGCTCTGGCCTTTGCCCACCCTGAGAGAGTTATCTCTAACCTCAAAGAAGAGGTTCACAGGGTTATAGCGGAGCTCCAGCTCCTAACCGGAGCAAGGGTGGGGGACGTTAAGAAGATGGAGCTTCTTCCCCTTGAGAAGAAGGTCGTTATAAAAAAGAGCAAGGGCGGGAGGACCAGAGAGATAGACTATTCAGACAGGCCCGAGGAGTTTGAGAGGATTAGGGAGTTCCACGGGAGGCTGAAGGAGCTTTTAAGGGAGAAGGACTGGAATTCCGTTAGGAAGAGCTACTACTCCGACCTGAAGAGAGCGGTCGTTAAGGCCGGCGAAGTTTACACGGGCTCCCACGCCTTTAGGGTCAATTACGTTAAGAATAGACTTCAGGAGCTTAAATCTCAAGGGTATTCGGAAGATGAAGCCCTCCAGAAGATAGAGTATGAGATAGGGCATTCAAGGATTGAGATGAGTGCTTACTACGCAGGAGGCTGATGTGCTTGTAGCAAAATCTGTTAACGGGATTTTAATTCGCATAACTGAGGAGAGACTTAATCACGTGTATACGGGACACCCTGAGATGAAAGGCTGTGAGAACTTGATAGTTGAGACTATAGAAACTTCGGATTTAGTTTTAGAAGGAGATTACGGGGCTTTATTTGCTGTTAAAAAGTACGAAAAGACGCCTGTGTCTGAAAATAAATATCTTGTTGTAGTTTACAAGGAGAGTTCTAATGACGGCTTTCTTATAACTTCATACTTTACAAGAAGATACGCTAAGTGGAGGAAAGTATTATGGCAACGGTAAAAATTCCGACTAAAACAGAATCTGTAATACACTACGATAAAGAGGCCGATGTTCTTTATGTTTCATTCGGAAAACCCCGAAAAGCCGAAGGAATAGATATCGGGGACGGGACTATTCTGCGTATAGACCTGAATACGGAAGAAGTGGTTGGAATAACTCTTTTGAACTTTAAGAAACGAACAGAAGACGAAAAGGTAGGTTAATCCCTTGACCCGCAAGGACTTGATAGATAAAGTTGCTGAGGAGTTCGGGATTAAAAAGAAAGACGCTGAAGCCGTTGTGAAGTTTTTGTTTAAAGAAATAACGGAGGCTCTTAAAAAGGGAGAAAGGGTGTCAATTCAAGGGTTTGGAGTCTTTGACCTAAAGGAGCAGAAGGAGAGGAAAATCAGAAATCCCCGCACGGGAGAAGTAATTGAGGTTCCTAGGAAGAAGAAGGTTTACTTCAGACCCACTTTTAAGCTGTAGAGTACTGTAATATCCTGTTTGCTGCTTGGTGTTAATGTACGGCTTATTTGTTAGTTGTCTTGAGGACTTCTTCAACGAACTCTACGGGAACCTTTAGGACTTTAGCTATTTTCTCTGGTGAAAGCTGGAGTTCTCTGTGAAGGTTGATAATGTCCTCTTTCTTGGCTTCCAGTTTGCCTTTTTCAAATCCTTTTTTAACTCCTCTCTCAAGGCCTTCCTGAAAAAACGGGTCCTGCTTCATCATCTCTTCAGTTATGGTTATGGGCATCCTTCTCTCCTCTAATAACCGTTTAAGTACCAATTTTAATTTAGGTCTGTACTGGAGCGCTGTAAGGAGCTTTCGTATGTAATCAGCTCTCTCTTTCTCCGGAAGCTTAAGGAGTTCCTCTATTAGGCGGTTAAAGTAAGTTTCTGGGTCTTCAACGCTGCACAGGACTGCGAGGATTTTGTCTTCAATCTGCGGGCTTTCCATCAGCTCCTTGCAGGAAAGTTCCTTTATGTCCCTGAGCTCGTAGCTGTAAGTGAGCCGTTTTCTCCTTATGGAGTTTTCCATTCTGGGAGCTCCCTCGCCCACGTGTAAAACCATCTGATTGATTTCCTTATCAGGGTAGGCCTGCATTAAGAGCAGGTAGTACTTTAGTATTCTGATGGGCATCTTTTTATCTGAGTAAGTCTAGAGTTCTAGGTGAAATATTGAGCCGTCCTTAAGTTCAGCCACAAAGTTTGCTTTTCTTTCCTTTACACTGGGGAAGGGTTGTCTAAGATATTGTATTGTTAAGTTAACAATCATTGTAATAGGTTTGACAGGCAGGATTTATTAGGTAAAAGCAAAATTTCCTCCAAGAGCCTATAGTAGAGCACTATTAGTGATATTGTTGAATACGCTATGGTTATCACCACTAATGAGCTTAGAAGAAGAGAGGTAAAAAGAAAATCCTGTCTCTTTCTGTAAGATGAAAATGTATAAATTTTGGTCAATTAGAGAAATTTTTTTATAAAATCAGGAAACTCACTTACTTTTTTAACTTTTTCATTGTTTTTTAAAAATTCCTTTTGTTCGTATACTTCATCAGCAACAAAAATGTATGAGTTATAATCCTCTGTGATTACTTTTACTTTATCTTCGGTTAAATCAATACCCAAGGTAAAAACAATAGCTAAGTCTACATTTTTCGATGGCCTATATTGTTTGTATCTTTCTCTCTGTGTTCTTTTTGCGCCTATACTAATCTTTTTGTCATTGATAAATATTAGGAAGTCATGTTCTTGTCCATTTTTTTCTTCATGTACTTTTCTTTGAATTTTTTCTCTGTCTATTCCGCAAGCAAGAAGAAGGTTTTCTATTCTGGTCTCGTAGTTATCACCAGAGAGAGATGTGTCTGATTGTTTTACGGATTCAAATAGTATATTTTGGAACTGTGATGATAAAAGTTCATAGGTTTTCTTAATTTCAGCTTCGAATTTTTCTTGACTGTCTTCTTTTATTAGTTCACTCAGATTTCGATAAATTTCCTCAGGTTGCTCGGAGAATATAGCTATAGCCACTCTTGAAGCATAAGGTCTTATAACATCTACTAAATCGTATTGGAGTTGAAGTTTCTTTACAGGATGAATTTCTTCTTTTGTCTCTTCTTCAATGTAATCTTCCATACCTAGATTTTTTAGAACTAATTTCTCAAATAATTTTTCTCTTTTTGCTTCAAGAATTATTTCTTTTATTTCTAAGAAATAGAGGCTTGTAATTAGTACAAGAAGATGTTTCCTTAGTTTCTTAATATCTGTTGATAAAGTGTTGATAAGTAGTAGTGTAGTAAAAAAAGATGTTTTATATTGAGAGAAAATTTCTTCAAGTTCATTTTTTAAATCTCTGATTTTCTTTTCTTGAGAAAATGTTCCGAAGTTATTTGAAGATTCGATGTTTTCTATAAGCTTGAATAATTTCTTCCTTAAATCTTGTCTTTTCTTTCTGGATTTTAAAACCTTAATTGCTTCTTTCAGGAAGAGATATCCTAGAAGCACCGAAGAATCTATCGGTAGATTTTCGATAGATAGTTTTATTTTTTTTCTTCCCATGATAGCAATTCCTCCAGCTTTAAAGAAAGTGCATTAGAAATTCTGAACAAAACCTTTAAAGAAGGGGTTTTCAGGCCCCTTTCTATTTGGCCGATGTAAGAGATGTCTATATTGCACAATTCGGCTAATTTTTCCTGTGTTAATCCCTTTTCTTTTCTTAGTTTGGCTATCCTTTTTCCCAACTGTTCTCTAAATCTTTCAAAGTTGTCATTCATACTTAAAGATGATATTCTTACAAATAGTCAAAGTTAACAGACTATTTGTAAGAATGGAGGTTGCATGTTTCGAGTTCTAGACCTGTTTTCCGGAGCGGGTGGGCTCGGACTGGGGTTTGAAATGGCCTGTTCGCAGGGTAGAGAAGGAGAACATGGTAAATATTTTAAAGTGGTTGCCGCAGTTGATATAGATGATTGGAGCTGTTTTACTCACAAGTTTAATTTTCCTGACTCTGTGACCATTTCTGCTGATATAAAAGATATAAAAGGAGAAGATATTTTGCAGTTAACTGGTGTAAAAGAAATTGATATTATTATTGGTGGCCCTCCATGTCAGGGGTTTTCTAATATAGGAAGAAGTGCAATAAAAGGACTTGCGGCTAAAAAAATAGGAAAATGGAAAGAAATAAAAAATATAAGTCACAGATTCATTGATGATCCAAGAAATATTCTATATAAACATTTTGTCAGGTTAGTTTCTGAATTACAGCCGAAATTTTTTGTTATGGAAAATGTTAAAGGAATGATGTCATATATGAATGGTGAAATAGTTGAGCAAATAAAAGAGGATTTTAAAAAAATAGGGTATGAGGTTGAAGCTAAAGTCTTAAATGCAGCAGCGTTCGGGGTTCCGCAACTAAGGGAGAGGATTTTCTTTATAGGAAATAATTTAGGGATAAAAATATCTTTTCCTGAACCTACTCACTATTTGCCTGCTGAAGAGGATTCGCTTTTTAAGAGAGGCAAGTCAAAGTTCTTGACGGTTAAAGATGCTATTTATGACCT belongs to Thermovibrio guaymasensis and includes:
- a CDS encoding DNA cytosine methyltransferase; this translates as MFRVLDLFSGAGGLGLGFEMACSQGREGEHGKYFKVVAAVDIDDWSCFTHKFNFPDSVTISADIKDIKGEDILQLTGVKEIDIIIGGPPCQGFSNIGRSAIKGLAAKKIGKWKEIKNISHRFIDDPRNILYKHFVRLVSELQPKFFVMENVKGMMSYMNGEIVEQIKEDFKKIGYEVEAKVLNAAAFGVPQLRERIFFIGNNLGIKISFPEPTHYLPAEEDSLFKRGKSKFLTVKDAIYDLPYIEGGEGEEVMDYDSPPLNNYQNYMRSYLLNNGIIEDKCFNHRARFVSERDKKIFAYLKQGMWYKDLPEDPELRPYRSDIFHDKMRRMREDYPSWTIVAHLHKDGYMFIHPTIDRTITAREAARLQSFPDKFVFLGNVDIIGGDENRKKRILKKYGKIFPISRTQQYKQIGNAVPPLLARAIAEHILKLLS
- a CDS encoding DUF2283 domain-containing protein — its product is MATVKIPTKTESVIHYDKEADVLYVSFGKPRKAEGIDIGDGTILRIDLNTEEVVGITLLNFKKRTEDEKVG
- a CDS encoding WYL domain-containing protein, whose protein sequence is MAESKKFQISIEILNFLLQKKDYISTTEIQKHLVSTGLLKSDSAKSSDRRKLNRTLNFLESIGYIESKDTEAKGRTPQKWRINKKALPYLASISDKELISLLTLSAFIPNNYKNLSIFSPFFDLVFRLSDRLSFQEREIISNSFINESQFLEKFLEFKEEVLNEIHNAIIDKVALRIRYKNSTEVFKIYPIKIFVYNGIIYVGAVKNKVYRTFLLAGINILEKLKEKTPEFFFKKYKNITFDIEREKPFLFGIKVAKKPSLEYFQAPQIFTTQFFFSREKDNYLIYLVGYTGSRFTSRFLVEEVIDIIPPTENIILKAKELDLKKRFPTLTFSLKENEKRFFLFKEELEEFIAQRLELLQKLNYSSLK
- a CDS encoding helix-turn-helix domain-containing protein, which translates into the protein MGKRIAKLRKEKGLTQEKLAELCNIDISYIGQIERGLKTPSLKVLFRISNALSLKLEELLSWEEKK
- a CDS encoding HU family DNA-binding protein, whose amino-acid sequence is MTRKDLIDKVAEEFGIKKKDAEAVVKFLFKEITEALKKGERVSIQGFGVFDLKEQKERKIRNPRTGEVIEVPRKKKVYFRPTFKL
- a CDS encoding site-specific integrase, with protein sequence MKSLKGIKKNSGLTYALKYAAGVLKQGIGISKREVYRKFGGRSPLIHSYSTFNRYMGIVKQFVNWARERGVNRLDKVIPEVVREFLLSKAGYCSQKTLKVNASALRKFFEVVGRPDISEEIGRSYQEIYSEGRQSGRALAFAHPERVISNLKEEVHRVIAELQLLTGARVGDVKKMELLPLEKKVVIKKSKGGRTREIDYSDRPEEFERIREFHGRLKELLREKDWNSVRKSYYSDLKRAVVKAGEVYTGSHAFRVNYVKNRLQELKSQGYSEDEALQKIEYEIGHSRIEMSAYYAGG